From one Anopheles cruzii chromosome 3, idAnoCruzAS_RS32_06, whole genome shotgun sequence genomic stretch:
- the LOC128273461 gene encoding uncharacterized protein LOC128273461 produces the protein MVGHMCYGRNRQRLYFMHDFPEDDRLPRKTRQQQVRRWDFLHQMEWVPVGSGSHSRLPARAVPGGKQGKTILYIGRAQHRGSITPGYVNPAGTQCVLPWGGKMHKKKEFEVLCTEGDFFPCIDSTTLLNATPAGVSEEGEPLYIGRVQHCGQLITGKVQRSHQVCYIPYDGNELNFKDYEVFIRSSIDRPSKCQKLNEGSRPVMAV, from the exons ATGGTGGGACACA TGTGCTACGGCAGAAATAGGCAGCGCCTGTACTTCATGCACGATTTCCCGGAAGATGATCGGCTTCCTCGGAAAACGCGCCAGCAGCAAGTGCGCCGTTGGGACTTCCTGCACCAAATGGAATGGGTCCCGGTTGGCAGCGGTTCCCATTCACGGTTGCCGGCACGTGCGGTGCCTGGCGGTAAACAAGGGAAAACGATACTGTACATTGGACGAGCACAGCATCGAGGATCGATCACGCCCGGATATGTGAATCCCGCTGGCACGCAATGCGTTCTACCCTGGGGCGGCAAGATGCACAAGAAGAAGGAGTTTGAAGTATTGTGTACGGAGGGCGACTTTTTCCCGTGCATCGACTCCACGACGCTGCTGAATGCAACGCCGGCCGGTGTGTCGGAGGAAGGAGAACCGTTATACATTGGAAGAGTGCAACACTGTGGTCAGCTAATTACCGGGAAGGTCCAACGCTCGCACCAGGTGTGCTACATACCTTACGATGGCAACGAGTTAAATTTTAAAGATTATGAGGTTTTCATACGATCGTCAATAGATCGACCATCAAAGTGTCAGAAGTTGAACGAAGGTTCTCGACCTGTTATGGCTGTGTGA
- the LOC128271358 gene encoding cysteine protease ATG4B: MDMLDAYVGYELGSSSEPDDIPRTNESVWVLGKQYHATDDLEAIRQDVQSRLWCTYRRGFVPIGNTQLTTDKGWGCMLRCGQMVLAEALTELHLGRDWKWSTETRNTTYLKIVNRFEDSKQAPFSLHQIALMGDSSEEKRIGEWFGPNTVAQVLKKLVKFDDWCRLVIHVALDNTLATDEIVELCTSHQRTDQDGPGWEPLLLIVPLRLGLSEVNPIYIEGLKTCFQLPGSCGMIGGRPNQALFFIGYVGEEALYLDPHTVQRVGCVGEKEDSGEQEQDETFHQRYASRIAFGAMDPSLAVCFLCASRAAFDQLVAQFNERLNGGGCQPLFEVTKTRQAPWTPTTVSSASSRKNSGPMEAFNVISATEIPNEEFEEVEPRTLDDSDEEFEIIA; encoded by the exons ATCTGGAAGCGATTCGTCAGGATGTACAATCGAGGCTCTGGTGCACCTATCGCCGGGGGTTTGTCCCAATCGGTAACACACAGCTTACGACCGACAAAGGATGGGGCTGCATGCTGCGCTGTGGTCAAATGGTACTTGCCGAGGCACTAACCGAGCTCCATCTGGGACGCGATTGGAAATGGAGCACGGAAACGCGGAACACAACCTACCTGAAGATCGTCAATCGGTTCGAGGACAGCAAGCAGGCGCCGTTCTCGCTGCACCAGATTGCCCTCATGGGTGACTCTTCGGAGGAGAAGCGCATCGGGGAATGGTTCGGCCCGAACACGGTGGCACAGGTGCTAAA GAAGCTTGTGAAATTTGACGACTGGTGTAGGTTAGTGATACACGTTGCCCTGGACAATACCCTAGCAACCGATGAAATTG TGGAACTGTGCACCAGTCATCAGCGGACGGACCAGGACGGACCGGGATGGGagccgttgttgttgatcgtCCCTCTGCGATTAGGTTTAAGCGAAGTGAATCCTATCTACATTGAGGGTCTGAAAACGTGTTTTCAGCTGCCCGGAAGCTGCGGCATGATTGGTGGACGCCCAAACCAAGCACTCTTCTTTATCGGGTACGTTGGCGAGGAAGCGCTTTATCTCGATCCGCACACGGTTCAGCGTGTCGGGTGCGTCGGCGAGAAGGAGGATAGCGGTGAACAAGAGCAAGACGAAACGTTCCACCAGCGTTACGCCAGTCGAATCGCGTTCGGTGCGATGGATCCATCGTTAGCGGTTTGCTTTCTGTGCGCCAGTCGGGCTGCCTTCGATCAGTTGGTGGCTCAGTTCAATGAACGGCTCAATGGTGGGGGTTGCCAGCCACTGTTCGAGGTAACGAAAACCCGGCAAGCACCGTggacaccgacgacggtaTCGTCCGCATCATCGCGCAAGAACAGTGGACCAATGGAGGCCTTCAATGTGATATCTGCCACGGAAATTCCCAACGAAG AGTTCGAAGAAGTGGAACCCCGTACCTTGGATGACTCGGATGAGGAGTTCGAGATTATTGCCTAA
- the LOC128271198 gene encoding protein asteroid, with product MGVRGLTTFIGTNAEVYLKPHELHDTALVIDGDNLCVQLFKKSTQKCLPFGGNYDSYYRVVVDFFDMLKACNVVPYVLLDGGYEARKMSTVRERMIGKIHGLRSLSLEATRNSLPLMMREVFIDALRAAEVRLMRSSFEADDEAAILARKLNCPVMSYDSDFYIHNVRYIPYVTLTHKIYRKVSDQEGENFQIATIDRTKLGTRHEVKFVAQCGDDTAIRGDGTVTYDYLDCCLYTIDNLTGPNERLNREMIPLFAVLLGNDYIERKVLTRFYSSIKCGRVNRKISHQQRRIKVILRWVQRHTLQSAIRAIVNQIGQKNKQRIYRQMLTAMRGYNCEECVSYEYFGFSDEKTVDEAQLESEIEQNLKDSLAEEAEEQSEVNDTASDGEPEDGNLSINDTASDGEPEDGNLSNNDEEDSEAKRLSDVASESSETEETTPQEELGPRRKRYTDAEWPTWFRELYRGAHVPRVLADLYHSQLYVNSPQVEDFTKPDSNTVSYPILRMIFALLSSAHPKTTPTSFRYMSRKVRVASVHYIPFEDVQLPKDLAFDPESETKNVTVMKHLFEDCGIAKWTELFREIQSLPPNLTLYFLTIIYWAKNCDAANVAHVLALLVCVLQLQIIDRFLKNKNRDEKLFLKQHKTYLEEQKRKGPKPTIVGKTSIEKDNQASFTRTFFNQLVNEVARAEVMLVYETLIRCFAPDEKLNRKNTSIDRATLHTMAEFQSVCFNFYSLVPVLGFPFDNVRMHELYNGLFVYNLYETIKSRADPYEYVRTKLLRFSPALSEALKRMMELVVRYVPELNDRKRSVRGKAKSAGAASGAKRSKKSQTPRQVNDCALPPENRSESDDGDFVDVNNKFSQLLLAN from the coding sequence ATGGGAGTACGAGGACTAACGACGTTTATTGGAACCAACGCTGAGGTGTACCTGAAACCGCACGAGCTACACGATACGGCCTTGGTCATCGATGGCGACAATCTGTGCGTGCAGCTTTTCAAAAAGTCTACCcaaaaatgtttgcctttcggTGGAAACTACGACAGCTACTACCGAGTGGTGGTCGATTTTTTCGACATGCTCAAAGCTTGCAACGTGGTCCCGTACGTGCTGCTGGACGGTGGGTACGAGGCACGCAAAATGTCCACCGTTCGCGAGCGAATGATAGGAAAGATTCACGGTTTACGCAGTCTTTCGCTCGAAGCGACACGCAACTCGCTGCCGTTGATGATGCGCGAGGTATTTATCGATGCGCTCCGGGCGGCAGAAGTGCGATTGATGCGGTCTTCGTTCGAGGCGGATGACGAGGCGGCTATTTTGGCACGCAAACTCAACTGCCCGGTGATGAGCTATGACTCGGATTTCTACATTCACAACGTGCGCTACATCCCATACGTTACGCTAACGCACAAGATCTACCGCAAGGTGAGCGACCAGGAGGGTGAAAACTTTCAGATTGCAACCATCGACCGGACGAAGCTTGGTACGCGACATGAGGTGAAATTTGTGGCCCAATGTGGAGACGACACAGCTATCCGGGGAGATGGTACAGTAACGTACGACTATTTGGATTGCTGTCTGTACACCATCGACAACCTAACTGGCCCCAATGAGCGGTTGAATCGGGAGATGATTCCGTTGTTTGCTGTGCTGTTGGGCAATGACTACATCGAGAGGAAGGTGCTGACACGGTTCTATAGTAGCATCAAGTGTGGACGGGTAAATCGCAAGATCAGCCATCAGCAACGTCGTATCAAAGTTATCCTACGGTGGGTACAGAGACACACACTGCAGTCCGCGATCCGCGCCATAGTCAACCAGATTGGACAGAAAAACAAGCAGCGCATCTACCGCCAGATGTTAACCGCCATGCGAGGGTACAATTGCGAAGAGTGTGTCTCGTATGAATACTTTGGATTTAGCGATGAAAAGACCGTTGATGAGGCGCAGCTGGAAAGTGAAATCGAGCAAAATTTGAAAGATTCACTTGCGGAAGAAGCGGAGGAACAGTCAGAGGTAAACGACACAGCATCCGACGGTGAACCGGAAGATGGGAACCTTTCAATCAACGACACAGCATCCGACGGTGAACCGGAAGATGGGAACCTTTCAAACAACGACGAAGAAGATTCGGAAGCAAAACGCCTCAGTGACGTGGCGTCAGAGTCTAGCGAGACAGAGGAAACCACACCTCAGGAAGAGTTGGGTCCCCGGCGTAAGCGATATACCGATGCGGAATGGCCCACCTGGTTTCGGGAGCTGTACCGTGGTGCACACGTTCCGCGTGTTTTGGCTGATCTTTATCATTCACAGTTATACGTAAATTCTCCCCAAGTGGAGGACTTTACGAAACCTGATAGCAACACCGTGAGCTATCCAATTTTGCGCATGATTTTTGCGTTGTTATCATCGGCCCACCCAAAGACGACACCAACGAGTTTTAGATACATGTCCCGAAAGGTACGAGTGGCCAGTGTGCACTATATCCCGTTCGAGGATGTTCAGCTGCCCAAGGATCTAGCTTTCGACCCTGAATCGGAGACAAAAAACGTAACCGTTATGAAGCATCTGTTCGAGGATTGCGGAATCGCAAAGTGGACGGAGCTATTCCGAGAAATTCAAAGCCTTCCCCCGAACTTGACCCTTTACTTCCTTACCATCATCTACTGGGCGAAGAACTGTGATGCTGCCAATGTGGCCCACGTGCTGGCGTTGCTGGTTTGCGTTTTACAGTTACaaataatcgatcgatttttaaaGAACAAAAATCGTGACGAAAAGCTCTTCCTAAAGCAACACAAAACGTACCTGGAAGAACAAAAGCGGAAGGGACCGAAACCGACCATTGTGGGAAAGACAAGCATCGAGAAGGATAACCAAGCCAGCTTCACGAGGACCTTCTTCAACCAGTTGGTCAATGAGGTTGCGCGAGCAGAAGTTATGCTGGTCTACGAAACTCTGATCCGTTGCTTTGCGCCCGATGAAAAGCTGAATCGAAAAAATACGTCCATCGACCGGGCAACCTTGCATACGATGGCCGAGTTTCAGTCGGTTTGTTTCAACTTTTACTCACTCGTACCGGTGTTGGGCTTTCCGTTTGATAACGTGAGAATGCACGAACTATACAATGGTTTGTTCGTTTACAACCTATACGAAACGATCAAATCCCGGGCCGATCCTTACGAGTATGTTCGGACCAAACTGTTGCGATTCTCACCGGCGCTGTCTGAAGCACTGAAACGGATGATGGAGCTTGTGGTCCGATACGTTCCGGAGCTAAACGATCGAAAGCGATCGGTAAGGGGAAAAGCCAAATCGGCCGGAGCAGCAAGTGGGGCCAAAAGATCgaaaaaatcccaaacccCTCGGCAAGTGAACGATTGCGCATTACCACCGGAAAATCGGAGTGAAAGTGACGACGGTGATTTTGTGgatgtaaataataaatttagcCAACTTTTGTTGGCCAACTAA
- the LOC128273191 gene encoding PCI domain-containing protein 2 homolog, translated as MYLHDYLNKFMRVWNAQEGQAVACFLSLQNNHVNNPNLYKENPEGAVSRQLPTPLDEIVSAHLRTIYQLMRSDPPNYGEAFKHQTSVVQAVVKLLQHMKEENWILPIMYVASIDLRLLATKCEQLSKSSKAGEILEKAAESLMSCFRVCAGDTRSSDEDTKRLGMLNLVNQLLKVYFRINKLHLCKPLIRAIDSSNFRESFSLAQRITYKYFAGRKAMYDSDFKNAEEYLSFAFNQCPRRFTKNKRLILIYLTPVKMLLGYMPRKEVLERYNVLQFHDLAAAVREGNVKRFDEAIRRHEMFFINAGIYLIVEKMKILTYRNLFRKVHMILGTHQIDINAFQTALQVSGVEDVSLDETHCIVANLIYEGRIKGYISYQHNKLVISKQNAFPTVVAA; from the coding sequence ATGTATTTGCACGATTATCTGAACAAATTCATGCGCGTGTGGAACGCGCAAGAGGGCCAAGCGGTGGCCTGCTTTCTGTCGCTCCAGAACAACCACGTTAACAATCCCAACCTGTACAAGGAGAACCCGGAAGGTGCCGTCAGTCGACAGCTTCCGACCCCGTTGGACGAAATCGTATCGGCACACCTGCGGACAATCTACCAGCTGATGCGCAGCGATCCACCGAACTATGGGGAAGCGTTCAAACATCAGACGAGCGTCGTTCAGGCGGTGGTCAAATTGTTGCAGCACATGAAAGAGGAGAACTGGATACTGCCGATCATGTACGtcgcatcgatcgatctgcGCTTGCTGGCCACTAAATGCGAGCAGCTGTCGAAAAGCTCGAAAGCGGGTGAAATTTTGGAGAAGGCGGCCGAAAGTCTGATGTCGTGTTTTCGCGTGTGCGCCGGCGATACGCGCTCGTCCGACGAGGACACCAAGCGGCTTGGAATGCTCAACCTCGTCAATCAACTGCTGAAGGTGTATTTCCGGATCAACAAGCTGCACCTCTGCAAACCGCTGATCCGTGCGATCGATAGCTCCAACTTTCGCGAAAGCTTCAGCCTGGCCCAACGCATCACCTACAAGTACTTTGCCGGTCGGAAGGCGATGTATGATTCGGATTTTAAGAACGCGGAAGAATATCTGAGCTTCGCGTTCAACCAGTGTCCCCGGAGGTTTACGAAGAACAAGCGACTGATACTGATTTATCTGACGCCCGTCAAGATGCTGCTTGGCTACATGCCCCGGAAGGAGGTGCTAGAACGGTACAATGTGCTCCAGTTCCACGACttggcggccgccgtccgCGAGGGAAACGTGAAACGATTCGATGAAGCGATCCGCCGGCACGAGATGTTCTTCATCAACGCCGGGATCTACCTGATCGtcgagaaaatgaaaatactCACCTACAGAAATCTGTTCCGGAAGGTGCACATGATTTTGGGCACACACCAAATCGATATAAACGCGTTCCAGACGGCGCTGCAGGTTTCCGGCGTCGAGGATGTGTCGCTCGACGAAACGCACTGTATCGTGGCCAATTTGATATACGAAGGACGGATCAAGGGCTACATCAGCTATCAGCACAATAAACTGGTTATTTCGAAGCAGAACGCCTTCCCGACGGTCGTCGCCGCATAA